TTAAAAAGACAATTCTAATTATCCATAAATGAGTACCAGTTTTAGACATAGCGCAGGTTTTGGTAAGCGCATGGAGTATTATATTATCAGTAAAATGCTGGAGCAGGGATTAGACGTTTATATTCCTTTGATTGATGACTTCGCTATAGATGCTGTAATTCGGAGGGAAGATGGTACTTTTATAGAAGTGCAGATTAAAGCCAGGTCCAAAAATGTTCAATTTGGCGATGCTGCGCTCTTCGCTGCAATAACACATGAAGTTAGAGAAAACTACTATTTCATTTTTTATTCTCATCGTTTAGATAAAATGTGGATTATGTCATCAGTAGAGTTCATCACTGAGGCAACCCAGAATAAAAATGGCAAAAACAAAGGCAAACGCTCGATATGGTTTAACGGGAAAAATACCAAGGAGGAGTCGGAACATCCTCTTAAGCGATATGACAAGTACCTTCATGCAAACTTTGATATATTCAAAGTAAGAGCATGAGAATTAAGCTGAAGTATGCACACTGTATCCACTATATTTATTAGATGAAAGAGGATATTTATATACGACTGTTAAAGGAAGCTAAGTCAGACCTGGACAATAATGTTACAATGACCAGAGATGAATTTAGAAGAAAACTCGAAGATAAAAATATTCGAGTTCCAGAATATGATACCTATTGTTCGATTTATAGGAATACTTCAACAAACAGCATACCGTGTTTTATGAATATAGAAGCCTATTTTAAGTTGCTCGAATATGAAGAGTTACAAGAAGCTCGAAAATCTTCCCGGCAAGCTAAAGTCATTGCAATTTTCAGTATTCTTTTAACAGCAATAGCCATTTTGGTGCAAATATTCTTGAACTAGGGTTTATGTTAATAGGTCACTCATCCTTAAATTTCCGATAAAATACCCAACCTTGGGTATTGACACTAATATCTTCTCAAGCTAAGTTCGTAAAACTTTTCTTTACTGAATAAGTGCAAAAAGCGAATAGCTACCTTAAAATGGCTTCACAATGACTGATGAACAGGCAATAGACCTATACGAATTTATACAAACCAAGTTGAAAAACGCTGACCTTCAATACCTCCATGGATTTGCTTATGACATAAGCAATGCCAAAGAGCAAACTACAAAGGAATCATTTCTATTGCGGTATATAGAAGAAATTATTGGTCAAATGAGGATGTTTCAGACGGAAAATTTCAATGGAATAATCAGTAGACTAAACCAATCAATTCAGGGTAGCCCCATAAGAAGCCTAAAAGTTGATTTAAATCATAATGAGCAATTAATGTCGAATTCCGAAAGTATTGACCTAACTGAAAGCATCAATTTAGATGATCTTACAAGTACATTTAAGAAAATACACCAGGAAATAATAAATGATAGGAATAGAGGAAGAAATTTTAGGATATGACGCAATCTGAATTAAGCGACATTAAGGAGAGACTAGAAGATTCTTTCAAAAAGTTTTCTAGTACCGGGAGTCATAAAATTGTTCCTCCATCTCTAACCTTGGGAAAAATCTATGAAGCTTTCGTTCTATCCTTGATTATACAAGAGTTGGTAGAAAAAGAAAACTTGTATATAACTTTGGAAAATGATAAAAATTTAACACTTCAAAGTGGTCCTGGAAAAATTGATAGAACCAAGCCGCACTTCTCCGTGTATCGAACGCATTCAGATTATTGCAGGAATCGTAAAATGGGTGAACTATGGACGGATGTTGAATTCCTTGCATTAAGTTATAAAGCTACTAAAGCTAGTACACCCACCAATGGGGAGTTTCATGAATTGGATATAGTTTTCACAAAGCCTGATGTATCAGGCCGACCGAAACATTCAGATATAATACTTGGGGTAGAATGTAAAGCTACCGCATATGGAAAGAACCTTTTGAGGGAAATTTTAGGGATAAGACGTGAACTAAGTTACTTAAAAAAGCGGCAAAAGACACACTTCAACACATGGCCAGCACTACATGTGAACGCTAACCCTCCGTCTTGTTTGCTTGTATATGGAACAGACCCTAGACTAAAGAACTACTCAAAACCAGGCAAGTTGTTTTCTATTGGATTTCACTACAAAAAAATATCTTAAACCTGACAAAATGATTTCACCTTCATAATAAATCTATCAGCATCACTACCTAAAATTCCTCCCCTCCGGAAAAATCTTAATCTGATTACCCTTTGTTTGCTCCTTCTTTTCATTCGATACTGCAGAAGATGATTTCTCCCTTTGAGGAGTATTAAGTTGCTGAAGCAAAACGGAAAGGTTATAACAACGGCTGGCAATAACATGAATAACTTCTCCTTCACGTTGCAATTTGCCTTCAACCATCAATAGTCTGGATTGAATGATCTCTTTCCTATACTGGTCGAAAAGGTTTTTAAATACTACAAGGTTTGCCGGTCCGGTTTCGTCCTCTATGGTGATAAAGCAGATTCCCGAGGCCGTTCCTGGTCTTTGCCGTACCAGCACCAGTCCTGCTACTTTTACACGGTCTCCATTTTTTGCCTTGGAAAGCGCAGCATTTGAAACAACCCTCAGGCTGTCCAACTGAGGCCGGACAAAACTCACGGGATGTGCTTTCAGGGATAATGAAGTCGAGGCGTAGTCTTGAACTACATGTTCGGAAAGGCTCATTTCAGGCAATACAATGTTTTCACTATCAGTATGCAGGTTTGGAGAATTGGAAAAGAGGGACTTTGCCTGATAATCTTTTGTTGATACTTCCCAGAGTGCTTGCCTTCTGGTCAACCCAATGGAGCGAAATGCGTCTGCATCTGCAAGTTTCTCCAGGGCAGCTTCAGGTATGCCGGCCTCACGCAGTTCGTGTATCGAAGAATAGGACTTTTGCCTTCTGGTTAGCAGCTCAACATCGTCCTTGCGAACGCCTCTTACCTGCCGGAGTCCTAGCCGTACAACAAAGTACTTACCTGCTTTCTCTTCCAGGGTATTGTCCCACCCG
This region of Fulvivirga ulvae genomic DNA includes:
- a CDS encoding group I intron-associated PD-(D/E)XK endonuclease, coding for MSTSFRHSAGFGKRMEYYIISKMLEQGLDVYIPLIDDFAIDAVIRREDGTFIEVQIKARSKNVQFGDAALFAAITHEVRENYYFIFYSHRLDKMWIMSSVEFITEATQNKNGKNKGKRSIWFNGKNTKEESEHPLKRYDKYLHANFDIFKVRA